One Nitrospinaceae bacterium genomic window, CTATCGGTCGAAGCGCAAAGCGATCGATAAGAATCCAGATGGTTCCAATCATCAGCATCCCTAGAATTACCTGGTCTGTGTGGTCAGTGTCCTGGGCCGTGAAAATCATCCAGCCAAGCCCGCGCTTTCCAACCAACATCTCGCCCGCGATGACAGCCCGCCACGCAAAGCCGATGCCCAGCCGGGCGCCGGTCGCGATGTTTGGCATTGCACCCGGGATAATAACGTCACGGATGATGCGCATATGGCTTGCGCCGAGCGAGCGCATCACGTTGATGTAAATTATCGGTATGCCCCTAACACCAGCAAGTACATTAAAGGCAATGGGAAAAAGGGCCGTGTAGATAATGACAGTAAAAACAGTTTGCTCGCTGTTGCCCCACCAGACGACGATGATGGGCAGTATGGCGATGCCCGAGATCGACTGAAAAAAGTTGAGGATTGGATAGAACATATCGGATACGGTGCGATTCAGGCCAAGAAGAATGCCGAAAGGTATTCCGACGAGGAGGCCGAGGATGCTGCCGAATACGAGACGCCAGATGGTCTGGCCTACATAATTGGGCAAAAGTCCCTTCCAGAGCATATCGCTTGAGGAGAAAATCACCGTCAATGGTGCGGGCAAATAACGCGAGGGGTTCGGAATCATACTCGAAATTGTTGACCAGAGGACGAGTATTCCCACAACCATGATTAGAAGCTCGGCTCCCCCACCTTTTGTGAATCGGCGCCAGCGGGCCGAGGGCACGACTCTAGGCCGAGGCGAAAGGCTGGGGCTAGTCGTTGCCATTGGGGGAGACCTCTTCTCGGACGAGTGTGAGTATTTCGTCCCGTTTGGCTACGAATTCGGGATCGTGGAGCAAATCTTGCCAGATGCGCTTGTCGCGCGGAATGTCGATGTTGACTGTGGCCTTTAGCTTGCCGGGCCGCTTGGTGAAGACAAAACATTTGTCACCAAGGAAAGCCGCCTCATCCACGTTGTGCGTAATGAGGAGAGTGGTTTTCTTCGTTGCCATGGCGATGCGGTTGAGCTCTTCTTGAAGCGTTATGCGAGTCTGGGCGTCCACCGCAGCGAAAGGCTCATCCATGAGCATTACAACCGGATTCGCGCACAATGTGCGGGCGAGGGCGACGCGCTGCTTCATGCCGCCCGATAGCTCGTGGGGATAGCGGTCCTCAAAACCCGTCAGGTTGACGAGATCGATAAATTCTTGTGTCCGATTCTTGCGCTCCGGGCCGGGCATGCCCTGTATTTCTAGGCCGTGTCCAATGTTCCGGGCAACCGTCCGCCAGGGGAGGATGGCATGCTCCTGAAACACGACGCCGCGGTCGGGGCCAGGGCCTTTCACGTCCACGCCGTCTACTTTCACATGCCCATTACTGTAGGGGAGAAGTCCTGCCAGGATGTTCAGCAGCGTTGTCTTGCCGCAACCGCTGGGACCCACGACAGCCGCGAATACACCTTCATCGACATCGAGGCTCACGTTGTCGAGCGCGTGAACATCCTCGCCGGTGTATTCATCTGGATAGTGGTGCGAGAGACCTTGGACGACCAGTTTGGGTGGCATGGGTTTTGCCTTTATCTCATCTTCGTTTTATTAAAGCGGCCGGCGCCTCGCTTTAAAGACGCCGGCCGCTGTTTTGAAAATTGATTCTCACGTTTGGTTTATTTCAGATCCTTAAACCATTCGGGATGCTCTTTCATAGTCCGGTTGATAAACGTGAGGTCGAAATATTTCTTCGGGTCATAGGGGCGCTTCATCTTCTTTTGTGCGATGAGCTGCTTCACCGAGAACTTGAAGGCCTTGAAGGTGTTTTCCCCGAGACGAGGATCGTAGGTCCAATACTTAAGGGTGCGCTTGAAGAGCTTGGGCGAGACGCCGCGGACATAGCGGACGCCTATTTTTACTACCTCATCCGCATTCTTGGGATCGCGTACCCAAGCGGCCGCCTCGGCCATGCCGTTTACAAACGCCTGCGTTACTTTTTTATCGCGATAGACAGTGTCGGGATCGCCGTGCATGCCAGCGCAGAAACAAACGTGGTCGCCGCCGCGCGAGACGAGCTTGGCGCCCTTCACTTTGTCGAGCATACGGGTGAGATATGGCTCCCAGGCCACCATGGCGTCAACGCCGCCCGAGTCGAAAAGTGAAACGATGCTGGGGGGGCGCACATTGATCCGGCGATAGTTTGATTTGTTGATGCCGCTCTTGCTCAAAACCGTCCGAAGGTAAAGGTCGCCAGTGGAGCCAAAGGTGGCGCCCACTTTTCTGCCCTTCAGATCGGCGATGGAACTGATGCCCGTGCCCGGGCGCACGGCAATTCCGACCATGGCGTCCGTGGTCGGTTTTGAGTATGAGGCGCCCACATAGCCAACGACGCCGCGTACTTTGATGCCGCGTTCAAGGGCGGCGGGAAGGTTCGTGAACGCCGCCGGGGCAAAGTCAATCTGACCAGCTTTGAGGGACTTGGTGAGCTGGGCGCCGGTGTTGCGGACGGCGGCTTTCGCGTCGATGCCGTGTTTGGCGAAGATGCCCCGGTCCACGCCCGCAAAGACGATCATTCCGCCGTTGTTGCTGGCGGCGCCGAGGTTGAGCTTGGGAGCGGCCATGGCCGTACCCGCCGCCATGAATATTGCTGCCATGGCGAAAGCGATGGAAGTTCGTGCTGTTTTCATCTGATTCGTCTCCTCCAGGATGCAATATCCTGGTTCTAGTGGGCCAAAATATCATTCCGCACTTCGGCGCCCAGGTAATCGAAAACTGCCCTGCGTAGATGTTAATTAAGGTGCGCTAGTATAAAGGAAGAAGGGCCCCGATTTCAAGATTTTCTCTCGGGGAGCCGTATCCGAAAGCACTACACCGTGCTGTGTCCAACAACCTAATTTTCAGATTATTCATTTCACAAAGGGAATTAGAATTTTTGGCGCAGATGGGCTATTAATTCGCGATGCGAATGGCGCCTTTGGATAGGGGTGAAATTTTCATTTATCTTCGTAAGTAAAATAAAAACAATGCTGTATTATGAAGGTTCTTCGATAGGAGTCCCTATTCCAGCTTCTCGATGGGCATGCCTTCTCGGTTTCCCCACTCACTCCAGGATGACATATAGTTACGCACCTTTTGGTAACCAAGGAGACGTAGTGCCAAGTAGCCGTGCGCCGCACGGTAGCCGGTCTGTCAGTAGGCCGTGACTTGCTTTTCGGGTGTTATGCCGATTGCCTCGAACTGCCGTCGAAGCTCATCGGCAGGCTTCATCTCACCCTCGGGGGTCAGGTGCTGGGTCCATTCCTGCCATGTCGCGCCGGGAATGGCGCCCCCTCGTTTGGCTCGCGCTGTGGTGCCTTGCCATTCGCCCTCGGTCCGCGTGTCGAGGAGTATGTGGTTGTCGTCGTCGATGGCGGCGAGCACATCCTTGTGGGTGGCGATTCGATCAAGCTCTAGCTTGAAGTTGAAGGCCGCAGGCGATGGTGTCTCGGCGTCTTGTGTTGTTTCAAGGCCGGCGCGTGTCCAGGCGTCGAGCCCACCGTCGAGAACATGGACATCTTTATGTCCGAAAAGCTCAAGAAACCAGAACCCGCGTACACAGGTGTTGCCCGTCGTATCGTCGTAGAAAACAATCGTGTCCTCAAACGCTACCCCGCGCTGGCCAAGAAGTGAGGCCCACATTCTCATAAATGACATGAGTGGCGCCTCGTCCGAGTCATCGCAGTTGATGCCGTAGACGTTAAAGTGCCTCGCGTTCGGGATATGTCCCATCGCGAATTTCTCGCCGGGCCGGGTGTCAATTATCCGCAAGTTTGGATCGCCCATCCGCTCTTTGAGTTGTGCAGGGGTCCAGAGTAAATCGGGATTTTCGTAGCCTTTGGGGTTATCTGTGCTCATCTTTAAATTCTCCTTGGTATGGTTAGTCAGTCCAGAATCCGCCGTTTACGTCCAGCGCCTCGCCGTTTATATGGCCCGCCTCCTCGCTTGCCAGGAACATCACCGCCGGCCATACGTCCTCGGGGACGGTGAGGCGCCCAAGGGGATGCGCCTTGGTTGCATTGGATAGCATCTCGGGTGGCGACTCGAAGTGAAGGCCCGTGTCTGCCGGGCCGGGAAGAACACAATTCACCGTGATGCCGGTCTTGGCGAGCTCGCGTGCAAGGTTGAAAGTAATCGCGAGCAGGCCCGCCTTCGCCGCCGAATAATGGATGTTGGGGCCGATGCCGCCCATCTTTCCGGCGATGGAGGAGAAGCTGATGATCCGTCCCGAGGGCGAGGCCTTGAGCGCCTCGATAGTCTCCTGGATAGCGAAGTAAGGAGCCAGAAGGTTCACCCCGAGAACATCTGACCAGTCTTTTTCGGTAAGGCCGAGTGTCTCACGGATGGGCATGTAACCCGCCACGTTGAGCAGCACGTCGCAGCCGCCAAGCCATTCAAGGGCGCCGCGCATCGTCTGGCGAATGTCATCAACATCGGTCAAATCGCAGCCCGCTTTTTTTAGTTGATCGGCAGACCCGCTTAAGGCATCGAGGCGCTCTCCCGGGCGATCGGTGGCGAACACGCGGGCTCCGGCGCCGAGAAATCCTTCGAGAATCCGGCTGCCGATGTCTCCAGCGGCCCCGGTGAGGATTACCTTGCGCCCGGTGAATTCAAATCGAATGGGCATATGTGCGGCTCCTTATATACGAGAAATCATGTGATGGATATTTAGTATGAATATAGCCTTAACACGCCCCACCTCTGGGCTCAATCGATAGATACTTCAGGGGGGCGGGATGCGCCTAACCTGATTATATAAGTCTTGTTTCGTCTCGCCCTCATTGCTAGACTTCCTGAAAGATAATTTCGCCTGTTTATCCGTTGGTCCTTGAGCCGTGCGGATGGGAGAGCCATGCCAGAGCTAGCTTACATTGGAAAAAGCGTTCCCCGTGTGGACGCCCCCGAGAAAGTGACTGGCCGCGCCGTCTATACGCTCGACCTTCAGCTCCCAAAGATGCTCTATGGCAAGCTCAAGGCTAGCGAAATGCCCCACGCCCTGATTAAAAATATCGACACGAGCCGGGCCGAGGCGCTTGCTGGCGTTAGGCTCGTCCTCACGGGCGAGGATATGCCCGATGATCTCAAGTGGGGCGTCATGCCCGTGTGCTACGACCAGGTGCCGCTGGCACGGGGCAAGGTGCGCTTTATCGGCGAATCGGTGGCGGCCGTCGTGGCGACGAGCGAGGAGGTTGCCAAGGATGCGCTCGACCTCATTGAGGTTGAATACGAGGACCTGCCTGCCGTCTTCGATCCGTTTGAAGCGATGCAGGAGGGGGCGCCCGTTATTCACGAGGCAAAACCGGATAACATTGCTTTCACCAAGCACATGGAATTTGGTGAAGTTGATAAGGCCTTCAAGGAGGCGGCGCACGTCAGCGAGATATCCACTTCTTCCTCGCGTCAGGCGCATTGCTGTTTTGAGACGCATGTTTCCATTGCCGAATGGTCGGCGAGCGGAAATCTGACAGTCTATAACTCATCGCAGTGCCCGAGCCTTTCTCATCAATATTTCTCAAAACTCCTACACATCCCCGAATCGAAGGTGAGGGTAATCACCAACTTCGTTGGCGGCGGTTTCGGTGGCAAGGCTACGAGCAAGTTCAACATTGACTTTCTCTCCATCATTGCGGCGAAGAAACTTGGTTGTCCGGTGAAATTTTATTACGACAGAGAAGAGGAGTTCATCCTCTCGACCTTTCGATCGAGCCAGCACCACATCATCCGCATGGCGACGGACGCGGACGGTATGCTGCTCGCCCGCGAAATGCGGATGACAGTGGACAATGGCGCATACTCGGACTATGGCCCGATTGTCGGCGCCATCACCGCGCATATGGGGGGGAGCCTCTATAATTTCAAGGCCTACCGTCACCATGCCAATGTTGTCTATACGAATGCCTCCTATGGCGGCGCCATGCGCGGTGTGGGCAACGGCGGATACTCGTTTGGAACCGAGTTGGCGATGGACCACCACGCGAAAGAAATCGGCATGGACCCGGCTGAATTTCGCCTCAAGAATTTTGTCCAGAAAGGTGACACCACCATTATTGGTGCGAAGATCACCAGCTGCGGCATGAGCCAATGCGTCACCGAGGCAATTAAGCGTGTTCCTTGGAAGGAAGAGCGGCCCAAGAATGACAGCAAGTGCACGGGCTACGGCCTGAGCGCGGCAGTCCATTTTACCGGGGCTCGAGCGATGGGCCCCGAGACGGCGGGCGCGTTCATCAAGGTGAATAAGGACGGCACCGTCGAAGTGCTCTCGGGCACCATCGAGATGGGCAACGGCACGAACACAGCGCTATCACAGATTTGCGCCGAGGCGCTGGGTGTCCGAGTCGAGGACGTGCGGATTCTCAACGGAGACACAGCAGTAAACCCCTATGGCTGGGGCGTAAGGGGCTCTCGAACCACCACCATCGACGGACAAGCAACCCGCCTTGCGGCCCTTGAGGCGAGGGATATGCTCTTTCGAGGCGCCGCCCAGCTTTTAGAGTGCGACACCAACGACCTCGATGCCCGTGAGGGCCGGATATTCGTCAAAAGCGCACCCGATAACTCTGTCTCGCACACAGAGGCCTACATGAAGATTTACGACAAGCAGGGCAGCGAGGCTGTTTACACTTCTGCGAGCTACGATTCGCCGAGTGAGGACCCCGACCCCGTTACGGGCTACGGCAACTGGTCGGCGGCCTACGCCTTTGGCGCCAAGCTGGCCATCGTCGAGGTGGACACCGAAACCGGAAATATCGATGTTAAGAAAATAATTTGCGCCAACGATGTGGGCACGGTGGTGAACCCGGCTGGGGCTATGGGCCAGATCGAGGGCGGCGCGCTCATGGGCGTTGGGTATGCGCTGACCGAGGACTATCAAATTGAAAATGGCCAGCCCGTGAACCCTAGTTGGCTCGATTACAAGCTACCCACGACCCAGGATGTTCCCGAACTCGAAACGATTCTCATCGAGACGGAGAACCCGACTGGCCCGTATGGGGCCAAAGGACTTGGGGAAATGGCTCAGCTCGGCACCTCGGCGGCCATTGCTAATGCGGTATATGATGCTGTGGGCGTTCGAATTAAGAGCCTTCCCATCACACCCGAGAAGGTTTTGACTGCTCTCAAGGAAAAAGAATCTGCGGCCTCCTAATCGGCCCTGTTAAACATTTCTAAGAGGTTGTTTCGTGGCGTTTACATATGTTCCAGTGAAATCCGTTGACGAGGCCCTTGCCGCGATGCGTAAGTATGGGGATGAGGGAAAGATTTATGCTGGCGGCATCGCGCTTTCAATACTGATGAAGTCCCGGGTATATGAGCCCGAAGCGCTTATCGACATATCGGGTGTTGAGGAGCTTGTATATGTCGAGGAGAGTTCCTCTGGCGGGATTCGCATCGGTGCGCGAACACCGCACCGCGATATCGAAACCTCTGCGCTGATTCAAGATAAAATGCCGCTTTTGGCCGAGGTGTTCCACAATGTTGCCACCATCCGAATACGAAATGTGGGTACCATTGGCGGCAATATCATTTTCGCTGAGCCTGCCTCGGACCCGCCCGCCGCGCTTCTCGTGCTTGAGGCGAAGATGATGGTCAAAAAAGTAGATGGCCGCTCGCGGACAATTCCAGCCAATCAGTTCTGGACAGACTACTACGAGACGGCTCTTGGTGAGGATGAATTGCTCACCGGAATTGAAATTGACCCATTGCCCCTCGGATTTCGCACTGGATTTACGCGGTTCACCACGCGCTCGAAAGAAGATAAGCCCTGTATCTCGATTTCGGCGGCTGTCCTCACCGAGGAGGATGGTAAAACGTGCCGGGAGATCCGGATCGGCCTGGGCGGCGTCGAGCCTGTGTTCAGGAGATTGACCGCTGTGGAAGAGGGGCTTAAAGGCAAAGAGCTTTCTCGTCCCGCGATCAACGAAGTGCTCGCCTCGACTCTTGATGATTTGGAGCCGTTGAGCGATATCCGGGCCAGCGAGGACTACCGCCGTCAGGTGACGCCCGTATTTATACGTCGAACCATCGAGCAAGCGATTCAGCCCGCAGATTAACCAGCTTCGATCTCCTTAAGGTTATCCCGCTCTAGCGCTCCCAGGGCGCTCGCTATCTTCTGGGCTATCCGGACGCGACTCTCCTTGCCGCCGGTGCCCATAGGCTCAATTAACTCTCCTGCGTGGATGACTAGCCGGGTGTCGTTTGTTAAACCATCCGGCCAGGTGAAGAGTGTGTTCGCCCCCGAGAGGTAGACGGGAAGGACCTGCGCGCTGGTCATTGCGGCGATCAAACCCACGCCCTCCTTGAATCCTTGTTCTCCCAAAGAATTCACGATCCCCCCTTCGGGGAAAATGACCAGGGCATCTCCCTTGCGGAGAATTTGCACGGCGGTTCGGAATGTTGAATTGCGTGTTTTTTCCCGGTCCACCGGAAATGCGCCTAGCTTCGTGATGAGGCGGGCAAAAAGCGGATTGGAAAAAAGCTCTCTCTTGCTCATGGCTGAGAAGGGTCGGGAGATAAAGCCGCCCAAAATGAGCGGGTCAAGGTAGCTTCGGTGGGTCGAGGCGATGATGAGCGGTCCCTTGGCGGGTATTTGATCTAGGCCGCGCACACTCACCTCGCCAAAGGCCATCTGAAAATAACCGCGAAACATCGCCTTGAGCCATGGCGGCTGCCAATTAGGCGGGAGTTTCTCTGGCGCTCCTTGCATCATATCGCCTAGTCGTGGGCGGGCTATTCGTAGAGCTCGGCCAGCTCTACTTTGCGATCTTCACGAGACGAGAGGGTGATGCCCTCGACAACGGCGGCGGCACGAAGACCGGCATGGCCATCCACCTCGGGCGCGCGTCCCTCTTTGATGGCAGCGGCGAAATCGGCTAGCTCGTCCACCACGTTTATTGAAGTGGGGTCGCCCTCGACCTGCCAGTCGCGCACCTCGGGTTTGTCAGCGCCTTTGCGCTGGACCGTGAGGCGTCTGCCCTCGTCCTCGGCGCAAGCGTTTGCGTCTGTCCCGAAGATTTGAATGTAATACACCTTGGGGGTGAGCATATTGGAGCCGAGGTAGCCGTGGGCGCCCGATTCGAATTCAAGGAGTGCGGCCGTCACATCGTCGAGATTTGTCTGCGAGCTCATAGAGCGGCTTGAGGCGAACACGCTTTTCACGGGGCCAAGCAGATACTGGAGATTGTCGGCGTGGTGAATGCCGAGACCAGTCATGGAGCCAGATGGGCTCTCGTCTGCACCGGCGCGCCAGCTTGCGGCGTCTAGTTTTTCGGCAAAACCGTAGGAAAAATTGGCCTCGGCCTGTATGGCCTGGCCCATTTTGCCAGAGTCGATCAATTGCTTTAGCTGGCGATGGGCGGGCTGATAGCGCCGCTGATGGCCAACACCGAGGCGCACACCAGCCTTCTCGCAGGCGGCAATGGCGCGTTGCCCCTCGGGTACACTCAACACGAAGGGTTTTTCGACAAAAACATGTTTTCCTGCCGAGGCCGCCTCCTCAACCATCTGGGCATGAAGCGAATGCGGGGTGGCGAGAATGACGGCATCAACCTCATTGTCCTTGAGGACATCCTCCCAGCTTTCAACCGGTCGGCATCCGTGCTCGCTTGCAAACGCCTCGCGGGTTTCTCTTGTTCTTGCGAAACCAGCCGTCACTTCTATTCCTTCTGCCTTTTTAGCCGCGCGGGCAAATTCACCGCCCCACCAGCCAAGGCCGACAAGACAGGCACGCACGCTACTTTCGTTATTCATTGTTCGACTTCCTCCACACCCGAAGGGTGATTTGCTGATGTCTAAAGATTCTACCTTTTTTGGCAGAATTTTTCTCCCCGGCTTACCCACGCCCGATTAGGGTGATGCTTGTTAAGTCTCAGGCGTGTGAATTGTCGTCATGGCGAACTCTTGCCAGCGTCTTGCCGAATGCTTTCATTACATCCTCTGCGGTTATGATGCCGAGCAGACGCGTCGGATCGGCACGGCTTACGACGGGGAGGCGGGATATCTGTCTGTCCCCTAGTTTGGCCATCACCGAGTCGAGCGATTGATCCGGATGAGCGTGAAGGATGTAGCTCGTCGTCGCTGCCTCTATAATGGGCTCTTCATCCTTGCCCTGTGCATGAGCCTGGCGAAGGTCTGCCTCGCTAATAATTCCAACCATGTGACCGT contains:
- a CDS encoding Gfo/Idh/MocA family oxidoreductase: MNNESSVRACLVGLGWWGGEFARAAKKAEGIEVTAGFARTRETREAFASEHGCRPVESWEDVLKDNEVDAVILATPHSLHAQMVEEAASAGKHVFVEKPFVLSVPEGQRAIAACEKAGVRLGVGHQRRYQPAHRQLKQLIDSGKMGQAIQAEANFSYGFAEKLDAASWRAGADESPSGSMTGLGIHHADNLQYLLGPVKSVFASSRSMSSQTNLDDVTAALLEFESGAHGYLGSNMLTPKVYYIQIFGTDANACAEDEGRRLTVQRKGADKPEVRDWQVEGDPTSINVVDELADFAAAIKEGRAPEVDGHAGLRAAAVVEGITLSSREDRKVELAELYE
- a CDS encoding 1-acyl-sn-glycerol-3-phosphate acyltransferase — protein: MMQGAPEKLPPNWQPPWLKAMFRGYFQMAFGEVSVRGLDQIPAKGPLIIASTHRSYLDPLILGGFISRPFSAMSKRELFSNPLFARLITKLGAFPVDREKTRNSTFRTAVQILRKGDALVIFPEGGIVNSLGEQGFKEGVGLIAAMTSAQVLPVYLSGANTLFTWPDGLTNDTRLVIHAGELIEPMGTGGKESRVRIAQKIASALGALERDNLKEIEAG
- a CDS encoding ABC transporter substrate-binding protein: MKTARTSIAFAMAAIFMAAGTAMAAPKLNLGAASNNGGMIVFAGVDRGIFAKHGIDAKAAVRNTGAQLTKSLKAGQIDFAPAAFTNLPAALERGIKVRGVVGYVGASYSKPTTDAMVGIAVRPGTGISSIADLKGRKVGATFGSTGDLYLRTVLSKSGINKSNYRRINVRPPSIVSLFDSGGVDAMVAWEPYLTRMLDKVKGAKLVSRGGDHVCFCAGMHGDPDTVYRDKKVTQAFVNGMAEAAAWVRDPKNADEVVKIGVRYVRGVSPKLFKRTLKYWTYDPRLGENTFKAFKFSVKQLIAQKKMKRPYDPKKYFDLTFINRTMKEHPEWFKDLK
- a CDS encoding xanthine dehydrogenase family protein subunit M — translated: MAFTYVPVKSVDEALAAMRKYGDEGKIYAGGIALSILMKSRVYEPEALIDISGVEELVYVEESSSGGIRIGARTPHRDIETSALIQDKMPLLAEVFHNVATIRIRNVGTIGGNIIFAEPASDPPAALLVLEAKMMVKKVDGRSRTIPANQFWTDYYETALGEDELLTGIEIDPLPLGFRTGFTRFTTRSKEDKPCISISAAVLTEEDGKTCREIRIGLGGVEPVFRRLTAVEEGLKGKELSRPAINEVLASTLDDLEPLSDIRASEDYRRQVTPVFIRRTIEQAIQPAD
- a CDS encoding ABC transporter permease, which gives rise to MATTSPSLSPRPRVVPSARWRRFTKGGGAELLIMVVGILVLWSTISSMIPNPSRYLPAPLTVIFSSSDMLWKGLLPNYVGQTIWRLVFGSILGLLVGIPFGILLGLNRTVSDMFYPILNFFQSISGIAILPIIVVWWGNSEQTVFTVIIYTALFPIAFNVLAGVRGIPIIYINVMRSLGASHMRIIRDVIIPGAMPNIATGARLGIGFAWRAVIAGEMLVGKRGLGWMIFTAQDTDHTDQVILGMLMIGTIWILIDRFALRPIEADTIQRWGLVQR
- a CDS encoding sulfurtransferase; the protein is MSTDNPKGYENPDLLWTPAQLKERMGDPNLRIIDTRPGEKFAMGHIPNARHFNVYGINCDDSDEAPLMSFMRMWASLLGQRGVAFEDTIVFYDDTTGNTCVRGFWFLELFGHKDVHVLDGGLDAWTRAGLETTQDAETPSPAAFNFKLELDRIATHKDVLAAIDDDNHILLDTRTEGEWQGTTARAKRGGAIPGATWQEWTQHLTPEGEMKPADELRRQFEAIGITPEKQVTAY
- a CDS encoding SDR family oxidoreductase — encoded protein: MPIRFEFTGRKVILTGAAGDIGSRILEGFLGAGARVFATDRPGERLDALSGSADQLKKAGCDLTDVDDIRQTMRGALEWLGGCDVLLNVAGYMPIRETLGLTEKDWSDVLGVNLLAPYFAIQETIEALKASPSGRIISFSSIAGKMGGIGPNIHYSAAKAGLLAITFNLARELAKTGITVNCVLPGPADTGLHFESPPEMLSNATKAHPLGRLTVPEDVWPAVMFLASEEAGHINGEALDVNGGFWTD
- a CDS encoding ABC transporter ATP-binding protein, producing MPPKLVVQGLSHHYPDEYTGEDVHALDNVSLDVDEGVFAAVVGPSGCGKTTLLNILAGLLPYSNGHVKVDGVDVKGPGPDRGVVFQEHAILPWRTVARNIGHGLEIQGMPGPERKNRTQEFIDLVNLTGFEDRYPHELSGGMKQRVALARTLCANPVVMLMDEPFAAVDAQTRITLQEELNRIAMATKKTTLLITHNVDEAAFLGDKCFVFTKRPGKLKATVNIDIPRDKRIWQDLLHDPEFVAKRDEILTLVREEVSPNGND
- a CDS encoding xanthine dehydrogenase family protein molybdopterin-binding subunit, which encodes MPELAYIGKSVPRVDAPEKVTGRAVYTLDLQLPKMLYGKLKASEMPHALIKNIDTSRAEALAGVRLVLTGEDMPDDLKWGVMPVCYDQVPLARGKVRFIGESVAAVVATSEEVAKDALDLIEVEYEDLPAVFDPFEAMQEGAPVIHEAKPDNIAFTKHMEFGEVDKAFKEAAHVSEISTSSSRQAHCCFETHVSIAEWSASGNLTVYNSSQCPSLSHQYFSKLLHIPESKVRVITNFVGGGFGGKATSKFNIDFLSIIAAKKLGCPVKFYYDREEEFILSTFRSSQHHIIRMATDADGMLLAREMRMTVDNGAYSDYGPIVGAITAHMGGSLYNFKAYRHHANVVYTNASYGGAMRGVGNGGYSFGTELAMDHHAKEIGMDPAEFRLKNFVQKGDTTIIGAKITSCGMSQCVTEAIKRVPWKEERPKNDSKCTGYGLSAAVHFTGARAMGPETAGAFIKVNKDGTVEVLSGTIEMGNGTNTALSQICAEALGVRVEDVRILNGDTAVNPYGWGVRGSRTTTIDGQATRLAALEARDMLFRGAAQLLECDTNDLDAREGRIFVKSAPDNSVSHTEAYMKIYDKQGSEAVYTSASYDSPSEDPDPVTGYGNWSAAYAFGAKLAIVEVDTETGNIDVKKIICANDVGTVVNPAGAMGQIEGGALMGVGYALTEDYQIENGQPVNPSWLDYKLPTTQDVPELETILIETENPTGPYGAKGLGEMAQLGTSAAIANAVYDAVGVRIKSLPITPEKVLTALKEKESAAS